The nucleotide window GCAGCACCGTCCCTCCGTACATTGCCAGAAGTGCAAGGGTTTTTTGCTTATAGGATGGATTTCCTTGCATCCAGTTTTGACAACACCAACGGAAAATGCTTATGTGCCAGTCTTTTTCCGCTATTCAGCAGTCCCTATATATCAGTAATCTTTTGGTAAAACTTTTTTCTAAAGCGCGGATATCTCAGATGCGTTCAAGTAATTCGTCGAAATAATCTTCACCACTATTTCGCATTTCTTTTAGTCGATCATCATCCATGGTAAAGCCTTTAACTAAATATTCGTTGAGTCTTTTAGTAGCCCAATTCCTAATCTGTGTACCACGGTGTGAACGGACCCTGTATCCAACTGCCAGGATAATTTCGAGATTGTAAAATGACACATCTCTTTCAACTTCTCTTTTACCTTCCATTTGAACTATTAGTTTTTGCCGAATAGTTTCTTCTTCATCCAATTCGTCTTCGGCAAAAATGTTCTTTATATGCTCATTTATCGTATTAACACCTTACTGATTTATATTGTGTATATATATCTGTAATTCCTTCTAGAGAACCATTTAGCATTTTTCCAAAGTGCCGTTCCTTAATTGGAACAAAAACTAAATAATCCATTTTCACACCATTTAATTTCGCAAAATCTAACAGCTGATTGAATTCTTCAAAATACTGGCCTCTCAATGCAATATTAAATATAACATCTAAGTTATAATGAAGAATTTTCCTTTTAATATTTCTTGACCCTTCCTTTTTTTTGCCGTAAAGTATTTGGAACACTTTTCACTGTCTCACACTGTGAAGATATTCTTAATGTGCTTATTAATTGTATTTACTCCCTTTTGGTACAATACCGCCATCGCTTTCTGCGTCATCCATACAGTCCTAATTTCTAATCTAACATCTATTTTCGAATATCTGTCTTCTGTTGTCTGATAGATTAGGATATTTGTTTTATTCGACATACATCTATTACGCCCTTTGCTCAATTTTCGCCTGTTAAAACGATAAGTTCAGCAGAAAACTTGAAAAGAACGAAGCTCATTTGTTAGTGTTTATTCATCTTCAATATCCTTGTCGAACTATTGTTTGTATTTATATTATATCACACATACGTTCTTAAGGGTAGCTTTTAAAAGCAAAAGGGACGCTCATTTTTCTATATCCTCAATTGGGTACTGGATTGCTCATATATGCTACAATAAGTGAGAATGAGCCCAGCTTTGAGGGAAAGGAGCTTCTCTACCATGCCATCTTTCAACTACGGCAATACAACGATTGATTACTCCCTCCATTATCAAGCGCATAAAAAGGATGTTTCGATTGCTGTTGAGTGGCTGGATGGGGTTCAAGTGACAGCACCGTCTGATATTTCAACGGAAAAACTCCATGACATCCTTCGTAAAAAGGCTCCCTGGATGATAGAAAAATGGTATGAATTTAAC belongs to Salicibibacter cibi and includes:
- the rhuM gene encoding RhuM family protein, yielding MDEEETIRQKLIVQMEGKREVERDVSFYNLEIILAVGYRVRSHRGTQIRNWATKRLNEYLVKGFTMDDDRLKEMRNSGEDYFDELLERI